A single window of Methanomassiliicoccales archaeon DNA harbors:
- a CDS encoding 4Fe-4S binding protein: MTPLYTRLIRSGFKKRFFLAKMTKVPLIGKTMEIAFFGGDDIIILPKDEVAIATQAKRRTIDLNVQAEPSNIMVPSQVIEHFIRKSRYRFLMNCCMCRSSNHCEHYPANLGCIFLGKDVTKIDLKMGRLVSMEEALEHLRKCREAGLVHLIGRDKIDSVWLGTKKENLLSICSCCPCCCLWKMLPNVNSSIAGTVTKMPGVEVIVDASKCVGCGTCVEKHPCYLGAMKIVDKKAVIDQATCRGCARCVEICPKGAISLRITDRGFMERAIERIEPLVDVTAE, encoded by the coding sequence ATGACCCCTCTCTACACCAGGCTCATTCGCAGCGGTTTCAAGAAACGCTTCTTCCTGGCCAAGATGACGAAGGTCCCCTTGATCGGCAAGACCATGGAGATCGCCTTCTTCGGTGGCGATGACATAATCATCCTGCCCAAGGACGAGGTGGCGATAGCTACGCAGGCGAAGCGCAGGACCATCGACCTGAACGTCCAAGCTGAGCCATCCAACATCATGGTGCCCTCGCAGGTCATCGAGCATTTCATCCGCAAATCGAGATACCGCTTCCTCATGAACTGCTGCATGTGCCGCAGCTCCAACCACTGCGAGCACTATCCCGCGAACCTTGGTTGTATCTTCCTGGGAAAGGATGTGACCAAGATCGATCTTAAGATGGGACGGCTGGTATCCATGGAAGAGGCGCTTGAGCACTTGCGCAAGTGCCGCGAGGCGGGCCTGGTGCACCTTATCGGCCGGGATAAGATCGACTCCGTCTGGCTAGGCACGAAGAAGGAGAACCTTCTATCCATATGCTCCTGCTGTCCCTGTTGCTGCTTATGGAAAATGCTTCCGAACGTGAACTCGAGCATCGCTGGCACCGTGACCAAGATGCCCGGAGTGGAGGTGATAGTGGATGCCTCAAAGTGCGTGGGTTGCGGCACCTGCGTGGAGAAGCATCCCTGCTACTTGGGCGCGATGAAGATCGTGGACAAGAAGGCGGTCATCGACCAGGCAACCTGCCGTGGATGCGCCCGGTGCGTGGAGATATGTCCAAAGGGCGCCATCTCCCTGAGGATCACCGACCGAGGCTTCATGGAGCGGGCCATCGAGCGCATCGAGCCATTGG